The following is a genomic window from Labrus bergylta chromosome 2, fLabBer1.1, whole genome shotgun sequence.
TACAGAGTGTTATGTGGGTGATATTTGTATGGAAATGTATGGACAATGTTGGAATCTGACAAGGGACTGTCTCGCTGCGAGGCCACAGTGCCAGCTCACATGACAGAATGATCTATCTCCCCAATAACCATTAGTAAATGATAATCTAATGGTAAACTATTAGTTAGTGCCTCAGTCGTTCCTCATTTGTCCCCCAATAACTATGCCAAGTTTCTTTTTCACTCAACAGTTGTGAAAACATTGTCTTTATCATATgttgataaatacatttttagatcTGCAAAAAAAGTTCAGAATAAGAAATGTGGCTGGGAATTGCtccatggtcttggtcttgtctcagtcttggagcactctggtctcggatatgtcttggtctcggtttgTGTGGTCTTGACTGCAACACTAGCCCAACATCATAAAAATGTCGTCATCTGAACATCAATAATCACAGTCAGTCAACACATTGTTGGGATAGGTTGTCAGCCCAAGGGGGGTAAGTGAATTcagccaaacattttttttctgtgtttctctaaTTTCTCATCTTCTCTTTTCCATTCTTTTTCACGAGAAATGTTGACACCATAAATTGTTGCATTTTTGTGTGCCTTTGTATTCTCAATAATGGCAGcatcatgaataaaaataactttgttatagtataatgtgtgtgtgtgtgtgtctgtctttgtgtgtcccTATTTAGTTGTGGAGTATTGCTACAGTACTGCATACACAATAAATGTAACACTTGAATAATACCACTAGGTGGTGATCCAACACATACAACATTAAAGTCTTGAGTGGCAATCCTGAAACAGGAACACTAGTTGGCGATTAAAGCTCATTAATTgaatttactttatttttcaatGATTGGGGAAGTTTTACAACTAAAACCACTCCCTTAAAAGAATTAACACTAAGTCAGGATATGGGGGGAGAACATGGGTTTTGGAGATATGATCAAGCAGCAACTAATAATTTGAGCAACAGAGTCAGAGTGAATAAACCTCTTCAAATGTATGTTGCTTTTCCAGCATTGTTTCTCTTTGCTCTACACCTCATTCGCCGTAAATCAAGTTTCCTGGAAAAAATGAGATCtgttaacagaaataaaagcctACTTATTTATTCCAAAGAGATGTTTCCATGCCAGGCACTCAAGTATTAACGCAAAGTGTCAATACTATGACATCAGTTAGATCATCATAAAATAATAGTGCTTTTAAGATTTCTCTGCTTGCAGTTTTGCACTTTGAAGCAAAGTAGTTATTCTAtaattttttacatgtttaaaatgttttaaagaaaatattttgagGGAGTGGATTAAGTTTTCCTGTTGCATGCATGCTAGGAAACAATTTTTGACATCTTAAATATCCAAGGAAACTGGAAAAATATGGATGTCTGCAAATGCTTATCAGGATGTATTACTCTTATTGACGGCACTCCTTCACTATAATTACATCAAATGCCAGTAATCTGGAAGAGAAATGCAAAACCACGAGGTCACTCTTTAAATTccatttattatatattttatatggGTTATAAACATCACAAAATAGAAAGTCGTGGAAGGTCTTGCACAAAGATATATACCATCAAGTAAAAGAGCAATCTTAGATTAGTTTACATAGGCAATAGAAGCAAGCATATATTCATATCATCATATCTGTGTTCAGTTCTGCAGCTGTGTTAAGAACATTCTCATTTATAATTTAAGTTTTAGTGCAAACAAAGTCTTTGCAGCTCTTGGCTCCAAGGGATTAttcaatataataataaaataggTTTTTAGAATATATATGGTAAGGTTGCTCTTTTATTGCATATTGTTTAAGAACATAATGTAGTACTATAGTTACAATAAGGTCTCATGATTTTCAAATTATCTTATATTCAATATATATACCTCTTACATTTCTAAGCATCAAATTcataaacataataaatgtaattttaagcAATATCAATATTAAAATACCTGAATTTAATAACATGCTTTGAGCAAAATAATAGTTCATTTACAATGGTATTTCAAACAGCCGAAGTCCAGAGCTCTCAATGCTTTAGAATAAGCTCAACATCTACATTACTTTGtgtcaaatgcatttttttttcgaCTGAAGGCCACTATCAAACAAAGCATTCTACACAAGAATGACATCAAAGTCTTATGATGATATAGTTTGAacttacatttttatgaattgggaaaacaaaaaggtgtttTGATTGAATCTCTTCATCTATCAAACAataacttatatatatatacacaattAAAAATATATCCACACAACTACAGTTTGCTTGGGAAATAATACTTATAAACAGTATGTAATATTACAACCACCGCAACATGGTATAATAAAAATCTCTGGTATAACATCTTTTAGAAAATCAATGATGGTTGTCTTGGCTGTGCCTGTGATCATTCTGTGTCTGCAATGAGATGTTTTCTTCATAAATATTGTGTGCTTCAAACATTGTTTGCAGAAACTGAATAGATCATATATGTCCACATTTAAATCACCTGGATGGGGTTTGTGCCTAGTCCACATGCAGGCTATTTGCTCTTCTGAGTGCAACAGGATCAGAATAAGCTACCGCGAAATattagagaaagaaagaaagaaagaaagaaagaaagaaagaaagaaagaaagaaagaaagaaagacagagagaaggaaagacaaagaaagaaagaaagacagaaataaataaattggtCACATATTTCAACATAATTCCATATCACTTTTCAAGTTTGCTAAACCACACCATGTATATACATTATGTACATTTAATGTagctgacatcatcatcatcatcatcatcatcactgatTAGTGCTCTACTATATAATATCATCCAAGAGATGAGGGGTGCCCACCCAGTCCAGTGTTCTTGGCTCTGAAGCAGCCATGATCATGCACATAAACTGTTTCCCTGTTCTCTTATCTATTGGGTAAATCGTAGTCGGAGTGAACCTTTTGTTAGTCTCAACAAACGCACACAGCTGATTATAGATTATCGGGTACTCGTGACGGAGGAACACTCCCCTGGTCCTGAGCTCACGCTGGATATTGACAAAGCAAACCTCCCTTGCTTTTCTTCCCTCCTCGCCCTCCTTGTCGATGTCTGGTGTGCCTGGAGGTGGAGTTAGGATGAGAGTCTCCATTTCACTGTCCTTTTTGAGCACCTTTTTGTCAGGGCTTGAGGATGCCAAGGACACCTTTGCATATTTGCGAACTGTTGGTGCTTGGACCCTTGGTGAAGGTCTATTAGGCACTAGTTCACCAACAGCTACAGATACATTCAGAAGAAAACATTCATTGGGGTCATACTCATTGCCTGCCAACTGTAGTTCTTTGCAGTATTCACCAAGGTTGTCCTTGAAGCCATCTAGTTCTCTGAGAGATAGGTACGTGGGAGACATGAGTAGGCTCTCAAGCCCTACATGCAGGAAGTTGTCAGCTGTCTCTGGATTAGCAAATCCCAGAAAGAGAACACCTCTACCTCTGGAGAGGTAGCCAGCTTTAGCAACCCGAGAGAAGGCTTTGTGGATCTCTGAATTCTCCCTGCAGAACTTGAGTGAATGTCGACACACACTGTTGACACGCCCGTACACACAAGTCTCTTTATGGGTCTCCCAGTCGTCCCTACGGCAGTTTCGTGAGCAGTAGAAGGTGTAGCAACTGTGACAGGATTTGTAGTACAAGCAGGCATTGAACATATTCTCAGTCCGGTTGCACTTGTTGTTAGCACACACCATAGTGTCATCTTCATCTGTACTGTGGTCAGGGGAGCATTCTTCTGCACTCCTTTGTAAAGCATCACATCCACTATCAGGGTCTTTGAATGTGTCAGGGCTGGATTTAGAGGATGGGAGTGGTGTGTTTGGACTCCCTAAGTTTTCAAGTCCAGAGGATCCTCTGTCTTTGTCATCGTCTTCAGAGATTAATTGTTTAAGCTGGTCTAAAAGGTCTTCACTTGACTTTCTGCGAGTTGGTGGTTTGTAATCAATGACCAAATCAGCTAAGAGTTCGTCTAGTTGCTCTAGACTCTGCTGAAGGGAGAAATTgttgtgtttcctgtctttgGTAACTTCTACTGTGTTAGATGGCTGCTTCTCAGGCATTACTCTAGGAGGAGGTGTCTTTTCACTCTCCAACGTATCCCAGCTGACAGAGTGCACATCACGCCGCTTGTTCTTACCCGCACTCAGGTCATTATCAGTAATGGTGATCTCAGGAGTAACAAACCAGTGCCCACTCTTGGTATTTCTCCAGGGATTGTTTGAGCTTTTCTCTAAGGAGTTTTCAGAGAGCGAAAGGGCGGCATAGCGCCTTGGTGAACTTGAGAGATTAAGAATAACAGGTTGAGATGTGACATCGGAGGATGCTCCATGCCTTGCTTGGTAAAACAGATTCTCATAGCTTCGTCCACGAGGCACTGATTGCTCTCTGTCATGCCTGGGATATAGAATATTGTCCCATGACTTCGAGTGGTTTCTGACCTCTGATCCTAGTCTGCTGTTCTCCAAACAGCTGTTAGTAAACCAAGGGGGTATACTGGGGTCTCGCCCAATTCTTGGAGGTGTTATCTGAGAGGACTGGTTAGAGTAACCAGATATGCTTGAGCGATACCAGTCGTCAGAAAAGGCCTGGGACATACGAGGGCGACGGCGACCCTCTGTTTGGCATGGCCTTGGAAAGTACTGCTCCTCAGGGGAACTGTATGTTTTAGGATAGAACAACCTCGAACTACTCATGGAATGGTATGGATTAAACCGGCTATCATCTCCATAGTAAGATCTAGATAGTGGAGCTTGAGAAAAGT
Proteins encoded in this region:
- the unm_hu7912 gene encoding apical junction component 1 homolog, whose product is MTRTHPPDILASTLYQDFTLNPLTDHSVSLQSSQQCDLKMIDKPEIINKRHCRSFDFIESLDDPQSFSSTMEYPYKRAEHQTLNKDLMWNGLDQSGHLRFSSPDLFNTRQFQQQPGQDKTSHLTWSDSKKRTRSKSAPRIKATLTPVPISVSPPGVGKGRDAPQAASDTMRTSETHRESYSSNRAFLNDVHPSKLQHHTPLYVSDCFEEDKPDKPATTPHVRCRVDIKPDAAVLQHTSRQVPNVRTDHLWQRYSQASSRGLYVPRQIVSSPTPTPSECYSGDYRQGYHYTTSMSPISYQHLDMHRMPSPTAPFLSQEQRAYSNPNIPTKFFYTEDPVRYSVHPYSRAYYQDDRSSLTSHGSTITGQYDPRTRWVHTLPVRSYYTDQLSNRDSVYSRPYSTSEAGSYFSQAPLSRSYYGDDSRFNPYHSMSSSRLFYPKTYSSPEEQYFPRPCQTEGRRRPRMSQAFSDDWYRSSISGYSNQSSQITPPRIGRDPSIPPWFTNSCLENSRLGSEVRNHSKSWDNILYPRHDREQSVPRGRSYENLFYQARHGASSDVTSQPVILNLSSSPRRYAALSLSENSLEKSSNNPWRNTKSGHWFVTPEITITDNDLSAGKNKRRDVHSVSWDTLESEKTPPPRVMPEKQPSNTVEVTKDRKHNNFSLQQSLEQLDELLADLVIDYKPPTRRKSSEDLLDQLKQLISEDDDKDRGSSGLENLGSPNTPLPSSKSSPDTFKDPDSGCDALQRSAEECSPDHSTDEDDTMVCANNKCNRTENMFNACLYYKSCHSCYTFYCSRNCRRDDWETHKETCVYGRVNSVCRHSLKFCRENSEIHKAFSRVAKAGYLSRGRGVLFLGFANPETADNFLHVGLESLLMSPTYLSLRELDGFKDNLGEYCKELQLAGNEYDPNECFLLNVSVAVGELVPNRPSPRVQAPTVRKYAKVSLASSSPDKKVLKKDSEMETLILTPPPGTPDIDKEGEEGRKAREVCFVNIQRELRTRGVFLRHEYPIIYNQLCAFVETNKRFTPTTIYPIDKRTGKQFMCMIMAASEPRTLDWVGTPHLLDDII